TTAAGACGAGTAAACATAGTTGATGATGTCCTTAATGTCTTCATGGATCCAAAAGTACTGAATGCTCGTCTAAGAATGGAGTTTACAAATGAGAAAGCTATGGACAGTGATGGTGTGTCAAGAGAGGCGTACTCCGCATTCTGGGACCACTTCTTGGACCAGTGTGAGGGGGAAGATGAACGAGTACCCAGGCTACGACCAGACTATTCTGAGAAGAAATGGCAAGCGCTCGGAAGAGTGTGGTTGAAAGGATACCTGGACCACAAAATCCTACCAATCAGATTGTCACCAGCCTTTGTTCTTGCCTGTTGTAAAGGAGTTAGCTCAGTGGATGAAGAACTATTAATGATGTCATTTGCCAGATTTCTTTCAGAAAATGAGCGTGTGTCGCTTGAAAAAGCACTACAGGGTACCATTGATGAAACTGTTGAGGAGGACTTACTTGATGTCTTCTCCAGAATGGGCTCACACTGCCTGCCCCCTAAAAACAATTTACGGGCTGCTATTTTAACAATGGCCCACAAAGCTCTTCTTCAAGAGCCAAAGTTTATAATTGACTGTTTCCACTCCAGTGTTCATAATGCTATGCCAACGCTCATAACCACAGACAACATAATGGAGATATATGACTCTAAGAGGCCAACTAACAAGAAAGTGGCCCAGATGATAAAACCATCACTTGAAAGCCTAAATCCACAAGAGCAGACTGCTCTTAACCACCTGCTACGGTATGTGAGAAGCATCGACCAAAGAAAATTGGAGATTTTCTTACGCTTCTGCACAGGATCTACTGTGCTGTGCAAAGACACAATTGAAgtcatttttaacacattgtgTGGTTTAAGTCGCAGGCCTGTAGCACACACATGTGGAGCAGTTCTTGAGTTACCATGCACTTACATCACATACCCTGAGTTTCGCAAAGAATTTGTTCTGGGAACATGTACATGATTCGGGGGCGACCACTGGGCACCCTGTCATTCTTTGATGGTCTGATGACATGTGCATCCCACACATTGATGGTCTCGTCTAATTCATCCTGGAAAAACAGTACAGAGAGAAAGAAAAGTACATTAATATGCAATTTGTTATTCTCATCATGtgctctttaatttagttatgagaTTACTTCAAATAAATTATGTTAAATCTTGAGGTTTTTGATGACGTTAGGAGAAAATGAGTGGAAAAggccaaatataaatatataaattaataaatataaatgaataaaaacagtttGCTGCCCAGTATGCCtgtacgggggggggggggggtattaggGCTACCAAACCCCCCGACACTGATGATGAATTAATAGGGTATTGTAGGACACCAATAACAGTAATTAAGAAGACACATAGACATGAGACACAAGTGCTAATATTCACACCCACTGTCTGCTCATGGAAGGATGTTAAAAGACAAAAACGAAAATGTAATTCAGTAGTTTTTCCATTAGATGGCACTGTTGTACTGTTGATTCATTCCATCTCTGCAGACCGCTTGTAAAAAAGAGATGCACTTGCTATATTACATGTGTGTGCATGCCAGTCAATAAAAACATCAGAAAATAGATAAAACAATGCATTGTCGCTTACCTGAATGAAGCTCATAAAGCAGAACTGAATTAGACCTCGGTCCAAGTATGTACCACCGAACAAACCACGGTCCTTCAGGTCAGTGAACATAGAGATATAGAACTCCATTGATTCTCTTCTGAGGAAACCCCACCAACTCTCTATGCGCTGATTTGGTGTGCTTGCCCCTTCGATGTAGCTGTCAATACCAGAACCGTCATCAATGTTGCGACGGAGAAAACGCTGAAAGTCTCCGACTTTAACATTTTCAGTGCCCCGATCGCCTCTGACAATCCTCGGACAACCACCAAATTTCTTCACTGCCTCCATATAGTAGCCTCCAATGATTTTTGGGTCACTGCTGGTCGTAAATGCATTCATCCAGATAATTTTCCGGGAGAATCCGTCAATACAGCCGTTTATACAGATACCAAATGGTTTCAGTTTGTCATAAGAGTCAAAGTGCCAAATATAATTGGGCCCTTTTGCGAAATAGTTGCGACGATGGAGCCGTCTCCTTGCTCTGAGTTCAACACCCCTCGGGTCAAGTTCTTTAAGAattaagcgtacttcttctttctTGACGTGTAATCCATCCTCCTTGCATTTAGTGTACATCCACCTATATCCACACAGCAGGCCACTTGTTTGTAACTGCTGCTGAATGAAATCTACCACGCGATCCAAAGAGGTGTATCCTTTGCGCCGAAACAAACTACATGCCTTCATAATTCGTTTTAAATGTCTTTCAGACACAATATACCGATGACGACTTGCAAGCAAAGAAGCAATGTCCTTACAATGAAGTCCGAGTTGGAAATACAGCCGAATTAACTCCTGAACtgccattttaacacacacctcaaaccacgcgcacgcatccaatgctttctcgtgcgcacgagaaactatctcgtggccacgagaaactatctcgtggccacgagaaactatctcgtggccacgagaaactatctcgtggccacgagaaactatctcgtggccacgagaaacattttatttaaaaaaaaaaaaaaaaaaaaagtttttattttttttatagaaagtttctcgtggccacgagaaagtttctcgtggccacgagatagtttctcgtgcgcacgagatacatgtctaaaaaaataaatccccatgtccctttaggggctccgtaaatattaaatacatgtttagtgtataaatattaaatacatgtttagtgtatgaatattaaatacatgtttagtgtataaatattaaatacatgtttagtgtattattattaaatacatgtttagtgtatgaataataactacatgtttagtgtatgaatattaaatacatgtttagtgtatgaatattaaataaaagtttagtgtgaaaatattaaatacatgtttagtctattattaaattccattttagtgtataattattaaatacatgtttagtgtattaatattaaatacatgtttagtgtatgaataataactaaattttttgtgtattaatattaaatacatgtttagtgtatgaatattaaatacatgtttagtgtattaatattaaatacatgtttactgtatgaataataactacatttttagtgtattaatattaaatacatgtttagtgtatgaatattaaatacacttttagtgtataaatattaaatacacgtttagtgtaaaaatattaaatacatgtttagtgtaaaaatattaaatacatgtttagtgtatgaatattaattacatgtttagtgtataaatgttaaatacatgtttagtgtattaatattaaatatatgtttagtgtattaaaattaaatatatgtttttgtattaatattaaatacatgtttagtgtatgaatattaattacatgtttagtgtataaatgttaaatacatgttaagtgtattaatattaaatatatgtttagtgtattaaaattaaatatatgtttttgtattaatattaaatacatgtttagtgtataaatattaaatacatgtttagtgtatgcatattaaatacatgtttagtgtatgaatattaaatacatgtttagtgtatgaatattaaatacatgtttgtgtataaatattaaatacatgtttagtgtattaatattaaatatatgtttagtttattaaacttaaatacatgtttttgtattaatattaaatacatgtttagtgtataaatattaaatacatgtttgtgtataaatattaaatacatgtttagtgtattaatattaaatatatgtttagtttattaaacttaaatacatgtttttgtattaatattaaatacatcctcgttttgaggaaataacattagaggaattgttacaacgtgtaaatggaataaaacaaacaacatgtttacttgaccctcttcctgggaaactgatcaaggagctctttgtattattaggtccatcagtgctaaatattataaacttatcactttcctcgggcactgttcccctagcattcaaaaaagcggttattcatcctcttcttaaaagacctaacctcgatcctgacctcatggtaaactaccgaccggtgtctcaccttccctttatttcaaaaatcctcgaaaaaattgttgcggagcagttaaatgaacacttagcgtctaacaatctatgtgaaacctttcaatccggtttcagggcaaatcactccacggagacagccctcgcaaaaatgactaatgatctattgctaacgatggattctgatgcgtcatctatgttgctgctcctcgatcttagcgttgctttcgataccgtcgatcataatattttattagaacgtatcaaaacacgaattggtatgtcagacttagccctgtcttggtttaactcttatcttactgataggatgcagtgtgtctcccataacaatgtgacctcggactacgttaaggtaacgtgtggagttccccagggttcggtccttggccctgcactcttcagcatctacatgctgccgctaggtgacatcatacgcaaatacggtgttagctttcactgttatgctgatgacacccaactctacatgcccctaaaactgaccaacacgccggattgtagtcagcgggaggcgtgtcttaatgaaattaaacaatggatgtccgctaactttttgcaactcaacgccaaaaaaacggaaatgctgattatcggtcctgctagacaccgaactctatttaataatacaactctaacatttgacaaccaaacaattaaacaaggcgacacggtaaagaatctgggtattatcttcgacccaactctctcctttgaggcacacattaaaagcgttactaaaacggccttctttcatctccgtaatatcgctaaaatttgctccattttgtccactaaagacgctgagatcattatccatgcgtttgttacgtctcgcctcgactactgtaacgtattattttcgggtctccccatgtctagcattaaaagattacagttggtacaaaatgcggctgctagacttttgacaagaacaagaaagtttgatcacattacgcctgtactggctcacctgcactggcttcctgtgcacttaagatgtgactttaaggttttactacttacgtataaaatactacacggtctagctccatcctatcttgccgattgtattgtaccatatgtcccggcaagaaatctgcgttcaaaggactccggcttgttagtgattcccaaagcccaaaaaaagtctgcgggctatagagcgttttccgttcgggctccagtactctggaatgccctcccggtaacagttcgagataccacctcagtagaagcatttaagtctcaccttaaaactcatttgtatactgtagcctttaaatagactccctttttagaccagttgatctgctgtttcttttctttttcttctatgtcccactctcccctgtggagggggtccggtccgatccggtggccatgtactgcttgcctgtgtatcggctggggacatctctgcgctgctgatccgcctccgcttgtgatggtttcctggtggctccgctgtgaacgggactctcgctgctgagttggacccgctttggactggactcttgcgactgtgttggatccattgtggattgaactttcacagtatcatgttagacccgctcgacatccattgctttcctcctctctaaggttctcataatcatttttgtcaccgacgtcccactgggtgtgagttttccttgcccttatgtgggcctaccgaggatgtcgt
Above is a window of Nerophis ophidion isolate RoL-2023_Sa unplaced genomic scaffold, RoL_Noph_v1.0 HiC_scaffold_217, whole genome shotgun sequence DNA encoding:
- the LOC133547867 gene encoding uncharacterized protein LOC133547867, with product MAVQELIRLYFQLGLHCKDIASLLASRHRYIVSERHLKRIMKACSLFRRKGYTSLDRVVDFIQQQLQTSGLLCGYRWMYTKCKEDGLHVKKEEVRLILKELDPRGVELRARRRLHRRNYFAKGPNYIWHFDSYDKLKPFGICINGCIDGFSRKIIWMNAFTTSSDPKIIGGYYMEAVKKFGGCPRIVRGDRGTENVKVGDFQRFLRRNIDDGSGIDSYIEGASTPNQRIESWWGFLRRESMEFYISMFTDLKDRGLFGGTYLDRGLIQFCFMSFIQDELDETINVWDAHVIRPSKNDRVPSGRPRIMYMFPEQILCETQGM